The genomic segment GCGGCGAGATTCTCGAACTCAAGAACACGATCAACACGATGGTCGACCAGCTCAACGCGTTCGCCTCCGAAGTGACGCGCGTCGCACGCGAAGTCGGCTCCGAGGGTAAACTCGGCGGCCAAGCGTTCGTGCGCGGCGTCGGCGGCACGTGGAAGGATCTGACCGACTCCGTCAACACGATGGCCTCGAACCTTACCTCGCAGGTCCGCAACATCGCGAAGGTGACGACCGCCGTGGCCAACGGCGACCTTTCCAAGAAGATCACCGTCGACGTGCGCGGCGAGATTCTCGATCTCAAAGACACGATCAATACGATGGTCGACCAGCTCAACGCGTTTGCTTCCGAAGTGACGCGCGTCGCGCGCGAAGTCGGTTCCGAAGGCAAGCTCGGCGGCCAGGCACAAGTCGCCGGCGTTTCGGGTACGTGGAAAGATCTTACCGATAACGTCAACTCGATGGCCTCCAACCTGACGAGCCAAGTGCGCGGCATCGCGCAGGTCGTCACCGGCGTCGCCAACGGCGACTTGAAGCGCAAGCTGACGCTCGAGGCCAAGGGCGAGATCGCCCAACTCGCCGACACGATCAACTTCATGATCGATACGCTCGCAACGTTCGCCGACGAGGTTACCAAGGTCGCGCGCGAAGTCGGCTTCGAGGGTAAGCTGGGTGGCCAGGCTCAAGTGCCGGGCGCGGCCGGATTATGGCGCGACTTAACGGACTCGGTCAACCAGCTCGCCGCACAGTTGACCTCGCAGATTCGCGCGATCGGCGAAGTCGCGACCGCCGTCACCAAGGGCGATCTCTCGCGAACGATCGAAGCCGAGGTTCGCGGCGAAGTCGCCGAGCTGACGCGCAACGTCAACGAGATGATCCAAAACCTGCGCGACACGACGAGCAAGAATACCGAGCAGGACTGGCTCAAGACCAACCTCGCGCGCTTCACGGCGATGCTGCAGGGGCAGCGCGACATCAAGACCGTGAGCCGCCTGATCATGTCGGAGATCGCGCCGCTGGTCAACGCGCATACCGGCGCCTTCTATCTCAGCGAACCGACGGGCGACCAGCAGGTTCTGCGTCTGATCGCGAGCTACGCGCTCAGTAAGAAGAAGAACGCCCTGCGCATGATTCGCGAGGGCGAGGGACTCGTCGGACAGGTGCTGCTCGAGGGCCAGCGCGTGCTGCTCACCGAGGTTCCCGGCGACTACATCACGGTGAGTTCGGGACTCGGCGAAGCCAAGCCGATGTCGCTCATCGTTCTCCCCGTGCTCTTCGAAGGCGACGTGAAGGCCGTTATCGAGCTGGCGTCGCTCGACAACTTTACCGACACGCAGCTGCAATTCTTCGAACAACTCACCGAATCGATCGGCGTCATCCTCAACACGATCGGCGCGTCGATGCGTACGGAGGAACTGCTCAAACAATCGCAATCGCTCACGACCGAACTGCAGAGCCAGCAGATGGAACTGCAGCAGACCAACGACGAACTCGAGGACAAAGCCCGTTTGCTGCAGGAGCGAAACGACGAGATCGAGCGCCGCACGCGCGAGATCGACGAAGCGCGTCAAGAACTCGAGAAGAAGGCCGAGCAGCTCGCGCTGACCTCAAAATACAAGTCGCAGTTTCTCGCCAATATGTCCCACGAGCTGCGCACGCCGCTCAACAGCCTGCTGATTCTCTCCAAACAATTGGCCGATAATCCGCAGGGGAACATGATGCCCAAGCAGATCGAGTTCGCGCGAACCATCCGCGCGGCCGGATCGGATCTGCTCACGCTTATCAACGACATCCTGGATCTTTCGAAGATCGAGTCGGGCACCACGTCGATCGATCTGCAACAGATTCCATTTGCCGCAATCGAAGACGACATGGTTCGCACGTTCGACCAAATCGCGAAGGACAAGGGCCTGGAGTTCGTCATCAAACACGGTGAGGGCGTGCCGAAGGAATTGCTTACCGACCCGACGCGCCTGCAGCAAATCCTCAAGAACCTTCTATCCAACGCGTTCAAGTTCACGACCAACGGCTCGGTTACGCTCGAGTTGACGTTAATCAAGGATCACAAGTTCCCCAACCTGCACGGTCCCGTGGTCGGCTTCTCGGTGACCGACACGGGCATCGGCATCCCGCCCGATAAGTTCAACGTCATCTTCGAGGCATTCCAGCAAGCCGATATGGGGACGTCGCGCAAGTTCGGCGGCACCGGCCTGGGACTCGCGATCAGTCGCGAGATCGCCGGACTCTTGGGCGGCGAGATCGGCGTCGAGAGTACGCTCGGAGCCGGCAGCACGTTTACGCTCTACCACCCGCTGACTCGCAACCTCTCGGCCGTAGCGCGTCCGGTAACGGCGATGACCGAGAGCCCGCGCGAAGTGCCGCGTTTCGAGGAACCGGCGGAGTTCGATACGTACGTTCCGCCGTCGCTCGCCGAGATCAACGACGACCGCGACACCATCGAGGCCGCCGATCGCGTGCTCCTCATCATCGAAGACGACGCGATCTTTGCGCGGATCTTGCTCGGTCTCGCGCGCGACCGCGGATTCCGGGGAATCGTCGCTCTTAGCGGCGCCGACGGCCTCGCACTCGCGCGGCGTTACCTGCCCGACGCCATCACGCTCGACATCGGTCTGCCCGATACCGACGGCTGGAAACTGCTCGCCGACCTCAAAGCCGACCCGAACACCGGGACCATCCCGGTGCACGTGATCTCCGGTGAGGAGCAGTGGCAGCGCGCGCTCGACTCCGGAGCGATCGCTCATCTCAAAAAACCGGTAACCGAAGAAACGCTCACGGAGACGTTCGACAACCTGCTCGGTTTCGCCGAGCGCCGTACGCGCAATCTGCTCGTGATCGAAGACGATCTCACGCAGCTCAACGCGATGGTCAATTTGATCGGGAGCGGCGAAATCGCGGTCACCGCCGTACGAACCGCGCAGGAAGCGTTAGAGTCGCTCGCCACGACGCACTTCGACTGCATCGTTATGGATCTCGGTCTTCCCGATCTGAGCGGCGATGAGTTGATCGGCCGCATCCGCGAACTTCCCGATCACGCGCGCACGCCGATCATCGTCTACACGGGCCGCGATCTTAGCCGCCAGGAAGAGGCAAAACTTGCCAAGCTCAGCGAGGCCGTCATCGTGAAGGACGCGATGTCGCCCGAGCGGCTGCTCGACGAGACCCGATTCTTCCTTCACCAAGTCGAATCGCGTCTTCCCGCTGCGAAACGCACGGTCGACATTCCGCCGCTGGGCGCCGCATCGCTCGAAGGCAAGAAAGTGCTCATCGTCGACGACGACTCGCGAAACATCTTCGCCTTGGGCAGCGCGCTCGATTCGCATCACCTCGACGTATTGAGCGCGGAGAGCGGCCAAGAGGGCATCGACCTCCTGATGAAGACGCCCGATATCAGCATCGTATTGATGGATATCATGATGCCGGATATGGACGGCTACGAGACGATCCGGCGGATCCGGGCCAATCCCCAGTTTCGGGATCTGCCGATCATCGCGCTGACCGCGAAGGCGATGAAAGGCGATCGCGAGAGCTGCATCGCCGCCGGTGCCTCGGAATACATCAGCAAGCCGGTCGATCTCGATCAGCTGATTTCGTTGTTGCGTGCATGGTTGACGCGATAAGCGAGGATCAACCGCAACTCTCCGATCGCGGCGACGAGTTGGCAACGGTCGAACTCTCGCTGCTGCTGGAGGCGGTTGTCCGCTGGGCGGGATACGATTTTCGCGAGTACGCGCCGGCGACGCTCAAGCGGCGCGTCTCCGAACGCATCCGTGCCGAAGGCGTGGCGACGATCTCGGGGCTGCAGGAGCGAATGCTTCACGAACCCGAGGCGTTGCGCCGGTTCGTGCTCGCGATGTCGGGCACGTCGAATCGGCTCTTTCGGCCGTCCGAGTATTTCGCCGCGTTTCGCACGAAGGTCGTGCCGCTGCTGCGCACCTATTCCTTCGTGCGCCTCTGGTTCCCGGCGTGTTCGACGGGCGAGGACGTCTACACGGTCGCGGCGATTCTGCTCGAGGCCGGTCTGCTGGAGCGCTGCATGATCTATGCGACGGATCTCAGCGATCTCGCGCTCGCGCAGGCACGCGAGGGTGTCTACGAGATCGACTCCTTCGAGGCTCTGGGCAACGATTACAGCGCCGGCGGAGGCACCATGCCGCTCGCGTCGATTTGCTCCTATTCCAACGGCGCGGTCAGCTTCAGCGAGACGCTGAAGAAGAACATGATCTTCGCGCAGCACAGTTTGGCAACCGATGCTTCGCTTAACGAATTTCACGCCATCGTTGCGCGCGGCGTGTTACCGCAGCACAGCAAAAGCCTGCAATATCGCGTGCACAACTTGTTTTTGCAGAGCCTCGCGCGGCTTGGGTTTCTTTGCTTGAGCAGCGCCGAGTCGCTGCATTCGACGCCGCATGAAGGGGCGTTTCGTAAGATCGACGAGGTCGTTCCGATTTATCGCCGCATGCGCTAGCCGGCTTACGTGGGGGAACGGGTGCGATGCGGCGGGACGCCCGCTTTTTCGCATCGTGCGAAAAAGCTGCTCGGCTCGTCGTCGCTCCCGCCATCCTGGCTCCGCTCCTCCCTCACACGCCCGCCGCATCGCACCCGTCCCCCCACGCAAGCCTCGTTGTCATGCTGTGCCTGTCCAAGCACGAGCCGGTTTGAAGCACCATGGCAAGAACCCGCGCCTTGTCATGCTGAGCCTGTCGAAGCACGAGCTTGACGAAGCCGCATGACAAGAACCACTTGTGTTTACTGGGAGCGGAGCGGGATGAATTGGCAGGCTATGGCGCCGGTTTCGCGGAGGCCGGCGACGGTGCGTTCGTAGGCGATGCTTCGTTGGGCGGCGCTGTTGCCGATTGGGGCGACGAGGCGGCCGCCTTCGCGGAGTTGTTCGAAGAGCGAGGGTGCGATGCTCGGGGCACTCGCGGTCACGATGATGCGATCGAAGGGTGCGTCGTGCGGATCGCCGTTGCGGCCGTCGCCGCAGATGATTCGTACGCTGCCGTATCCGGTCGCGTAGAGGCGCCGCGCCGCGTTCGCGGCGAGGTCGGCTTCGATATCGATCGTGACGACGCGGCCGTACGCTCCGGCGAGTTCGGCGAGCAGCGCGGCATTGTAGCCGCTGCCGGTTCCGATCTCTAAGACGCGCATGCCCGGCTCGACGCGCAGTTGTTCGAGCATCAGCGCGATCATGGTCGGCTGCGATGCGGTGCTCAACGCGACGCCGTTGGCGGATTTGATCGCAACGACGCCGTCGGCATAGGCGGCATCGATCGAAACCTCGGGCAGGAACGCATGGCGCGG from the Candidatus Baltobacteraceae bacterium genome contains:
- a CDS encoding HAMP domain-containing protein, with translation MASEIAQAFNECIELNARLSKDFKRVSTVVGRDGRISQRASVANMSGGWLEYIESYNTLIDDLTAPMAETNRVLGAVAQGDLSQRMALDIEGRPLRGEFLRSSRIINTMVVQLNAFASEVTRVAREVGSEGKLGGQARVKGVAGTWKDLTDSVNTMAGNLTNQVRNIADVTTAVAKGDLSRKITVDARGEILELKGTINTMVDQLNSFAGEVTRVAREVGSEGKLGGQAEVTGVSGTWKDLTDSVNTMATNLTSQVRNIADVTTAVARGDLSKKITVDVRGEILELKNTINTMVDQLNSFAGEVTRVAREVGSEGILGGQAQVAGVSGTWKDLTESVNFMASNLTSQVRNIADVTTAVAKGDLSKKITVNVRGEILELKNTINTMVDQLNAFAGEVTRVAREVGSEGKLGGQADVQGVAGTWKDLTDSVNTMASNLTNQVRNIADVTTAVAKGDLSRKITVDVRGEILELKNTINTMVDQLNSFAGEVTRVAREVGSEGKLGGQAQVPGVSGTWKDLTDSVNFMASNLTNQVRNIADVTTAVAKGDLSKKITVDVRGEILDLKDTINTMVDQLNAFASEVTRVAREVGSEGKLGGQAQVAGVSGTWKDLTDNVNSMASNLTSQVRNIANVTTAVANGDLSKKITVDVRGEILELKNTINTMVDQLNAFASEVTRVAREVGSEGKLGGQAFVRGVGGTWKDLTDSVNTMASNLTSQVRNIAKVTTAVANGDLSKKITVDVRGEILDLKDTINTMVDQLNAFASEVTRVAREVGSEGKLGGQAQVAGVSGTWKDLTDNVNSMASNLTSQVRGIAQVVTGVANGDLKRKLTLEAKGEIAQLADTINFMIDTLATFADEVTKVAREVGFEGKLGGQAQVPGAAGLWRDLTDSVNQLAAQLTSQIRAIGEVATAVTKGDLSRTIEAEVRGEVAELTRNVNEMIQNLRDTTSKNTEQDWLKTNLARFTAMLQGQRDIKTVSRLIMSEIAPLVNAHTGAFYLSEPTGDQQVLRLIASYALSKKKNALRMIREGEGLVGQVLLEGQRVLLTEVPGDYITVSSGLGEAKPMSLIVLPVLFEGDVKAVIELASLDNFTDTQLQFFEQLTESIGVILNTIGASMRTEELLKQSQSLTTELQSQQMELQQTNDELEDKARLLQERNDEIERRTREIDEARQELEKKAEQLALTSKYKSQFLANMSHELRTPLNSLLILSKQLADNPQGNMMPKQIEFARTIRAAGSDLLTLINDILDLSKIESGTTSIDLQQIPFAAIEDDMVRTFDQIAKDKGLEFVIKHGEGVPKELLTDPTRLQQILKNLLSNAFKFTTNGSVTLELTLIKDHKFPNLHGPVVGFSVTDTGIGIPPDKFNVIFEAFQQADMGTSRKFGGTGLGLAISREIAGLLGGEIGVESTLGAGSTFTLYHPLTRNLSAVARPVTAMTESPREVPRFEEPAEFDTYVPPSLAEINDDRDTIEAADRVLLIIEDDAIFARILLGLARDRGFRGIVALSGADGLALARRYLPDAITLDIGLPDTDGWKLLADLKADPNTGTIPVHVISGEEQWQRALDSGAIAHLKKPVTEETLTETFDNLLGFAERRTRNLLVIEDDLTQLNAMVNLIGSGEIAVTAVRTAQEALESLATTHFDCIVMDLGLPDLSGDELIGRIRELPDHARTPIIVYTGRDLSRQEEAKLAKLSEAVIVKDAMSPERLLDETRFFLHQVESRLPAAKRTVDIPPLGAASLEGKKVLIVDDDSRNIFALGSALDSHHLDVLSAESGQEGIDLLMKTPDISIVLMDIMMPDMDGYETIRRIRANPQFRDLPIIALTAKAMKGDRESCIAAGASEYISKPVDLDQLISLLRAWLTR
- a CDS encoding CheR family methyltransferase codes for the protein MVDAISEDQPQLSDRGDELATVELSLLLEAVVRWAGYDFREYAPATLKRRVSERIRAEGVATISGLQERMLHEPEALRRFVLAMSGTSNRLFRPSEYFAAFRTKVVPLLRTYSFVRLWFPACSTGEDVYTVAAILLEAGLLERCMIYATDLSDLALAQAREGVYEIDSFEALGNDYSAGGGTMPLASICSYSNGAVSFSETLKKNMIFAQHSLATDASLNEFHAIVARGVLPQHSKSLQYRVHNLFLQSLARLGFLCLSSAESLHSTPHEGAFRKIDEVVPIYRRMR
- a CDS encoding methyltransferase domain-containing protein; this translates as MDDAARIRNRLVDRMIVAGIGIDRGVEAALRAVPRHAFLPEVSIDAAYADGVVAIKSANGVALSTASQPTMIALMLEQLRVEPGMRVLEIGTGSGYNAALLAELAGAYGRVVTIDIEADLAANAARRLYATGYGSVRIICGDGRNGDPHDAPFDRIIVTASAPSIAPSLFEQLREGGRLVAPIGNSAAQRSIAYERTVAGLRETGAIACQFIPLRSQ